A part of Rhinolophus ferrumequinum isolate MPI-CBG mRhiFer1 chromosome 11, mRhiFer1_v1.p, whole genome shotgun sequence genomic DNA contains:
- the HPX gene encoding hemopexin codes for MARALGAPVGLGLLLGLCWSLAIAHPVPSTSAPGNGAEGGNGIKEDPNVLDFCSDGWSFDATTMDISGAMLFFKGKYVWESHHWARELISDRWKDFTGSVDAAFRRVNDSVFLIKGDKVWVYPHENKEKEYPKLLQEEFPGIPSPLDAAVECHRGECQDEGILFFQGDHIWFWDLATRTKKERFWPAVGNCTSAIRWLGRYYCFRGNQFLRFHPVTGEVLPRYPLDVRDYFIRCPGRGHGHRNGTSHGNGTHQGYGTTRCGPDLVLSALLSDNHGATYAFSGSHYWRLDTSRDGWHSWPIVHQWPNGPSIVDAAFSWDNKVYLVQGTQVYIFRTKGGYTLIDGYPKQLEKEFGSPNGIKLEAVDAAFICPGSSHLHVTAGRRLWWLDLKLGAQAVWTELAWPHEKVDGALCIEKALGPTSCSASGPSLYLIHGPNLYCYSDVEKLTAAKILPQPQKMNSLLGCSH; via the exons GACTAGTGCCCCTGGGAATGGAGCTGAAGGTGGGAATGGGATCAAGGAGGACCCGAACGTGCTCG ATTTCTGCTCAGATGGCTGGAGCTTTGATGCTACCACTATGGATATCAGTGGAGCCATGCTGTTTTTTAAAG GGAAGTATGTGTGGGAGAGTCACCACTGGGCCCGGGAGTTGATCTCAGACAGGTGGAAGGATTTCACCGGCTCCGTGGATGCTGCATTCCGCCGTGTTAATGACAGCGTCTTCCTGATCAAG GGGGACAAAGTCTGGGTGTACCCTCatgagaataaagagaaagaataccCAAAGTTGCTCCAAGAAGAGTTTCCTGGAATCCCATCCCCCCTGGATGCAGCTGTGGAATGTCACCGTGGAGAATGCCAGGATGAGGGCATCCTCTTCTTCCAAG GTGACCACATATGGTTCTGGGACTTGGCTACACGAACCAAAAAGGAGCGTTTCTGGCCAGCCGTCGGGAACTGCACCTCTGCCATTCGGTGGCTCGGCCGCTACTACTGCTTCCGGGGTAACCAATTCCTGCGCTTCCACCCTGTGACGGGAGAGGTGCTTCCTAGGTACCCTCTGGATGTCCGAGACTACTTCATACGCTGCCCTGGCAGAG GCCATGGACACAGGAATGGGACCAGCCATGGGAATGGTACCCACCAAGGCTATGGGACTACGCGCTGTGGGCCAGATCTAGTCTTGTCTGCACTGCTGTCTGACAACCATGGTGCCACTTATGCTTTCAGTG GGTCCCATTACTGGCGTCTGGATACCAGCCGGGATGGGTGGCATAGCTGGCCCATTGTCCATCAGTGGCCCAACGGTCCTTCAATAGTTGATGCTGCCTTTTCCTGGGATAATAAAGTCTATCTGGTCCAG GGCACTCAGGTATATATCTTCCGGACAAAGGGAGGCTATACCCTCATAGATGGTTATCCAAAGCAGCTGGAGAAGGAATTTGGGAGCCCTAATGGGATCAAACTTGAGGCTGTGGATGCAGCCTTTATCTGTCCTGGGTCTTCTCACCTCCACGTCACGGCAG GACGGCGGCTGTGGTGGCTGGACCTGAAGTTAGGAGCTCAAGCCGTGTGGACGGAGCTTGCTTGGCCCCACGAGAAGGTTGATGGGGCCCTGTGCATAGAAAAAGCCCTCGGCCCCACCTCATGTTCAGCCAGTGGTCCCAGCTTGTACCTCATCCATGGACCCAATTTGTACTGCTACAGTGATGTGGAAAAACTGACTGCAGCCAAGATCCTTCCACAGCCCCAGAAAATGAACAGCCTCCTGGGCTGCAGTCACTGA